A window of Roseovarius sp. THAF27 contains these coding sequences:
- a CDS encoding FkbM family methyltransferase produces the protein MGEYAVNGVTLVVPDDMLNERVAGKLETGTYEAHEAHAAQMRLREGMRVLELGAGVGYIASICAGVAGAANVVTVEANPAMLPVIRANLDRNGYQAARLIHGAVTGEGDAEEIAFDPKKVFWAGRIADDEADADKLVTVPMLPLSGLLQEHRPHLVIMDVEGAERHLFDAPWPAHVRAVMMELHPNQYPDRVIKQIVDCMSASGLTYDPGPSRGRILCFRRLRHT, from the coding sequence ATGGGTGAATATGCGGTCAACGGGGTCACGCTGGTGGTGCCCGACGACATGCTGAACGAACGGGTGGCGGGCAAGCTGGAGACCGGCACCTACGAGGCGCACGAGGCGCACGCGGCACAAATGCGGCTGCGCGAAGGGATGCGCGTGCTGGAGCTGGGCGCGGGCGTGGGGTACATCGCGTCGATCTGCGCGGGCGTCGCGGGCGCCGCGAACGTGGTGACGGTGGAGGCCAACCCGGCGATGCTGCCGGTCATTCGCGCCAACCTTGATCGCAATGGGTATCAGGCGGCGCGGCTGATCCACGGGGCGGTGACCGGGGAGGGCGATGCGGAGGAGATCGCGTTCGATCCCAAGAAGGTGTTCTGGGCCGGGCGGATCGCGGACGACGAGGCGGACGCCGACAAGCTGGTGACGGTGCCTATGCTGCCGCTTTCGGGCCTGTTGCAGGAGCACCGGCCGCACTTGGTGATCATGGACGTGGAAGGGGCCGAGCGGCATCTGTTCGACGCGCCCTGGCCTGCGCATGTGCGGGCGGTGATGATGGAACTTCACCCCAACCAGTATCCCGACCGGGTGATCAAGCAGATCGTGGATTGCATGTCGGCCTCCGGCCTGACCTACGATCCGGGGCCATCGCGGGGGCGCATCCTGTGTTTCCGGCGTTTGCGGCACACATGA
- a CDS encoding carbon-nitrogen hydrolase has protein sequence MTLTVAATQMRCSWDMEDNLNKAERLIREAAAQGAQVILPQESVGLHFFGFMDWKPEHFRLAQGLDGPIVRHMQTLARDLGVVIPVNFFEKANNAYFNTNAMIDADGAVLGVYRKTHIPGGPPGCFEKIYTSYGDTGFQVFQTAHGKVGAAICWDQWFPESARIMALKGADILLYPTAIGSDCHDHWETVMRGHAGANLTPLVAANRVGREAGDLGETEFWGRSFIAGPKGEVRKKADDRSEMVIVENFDLEEIAQMRAGWGVFRDRRPDAYGPLLTMDGARPAL, from the coding sequence ATGACCCTGACCGTCGCTGCGACCCAGATGCGCTGTAGCTGGGATATGGAAGACAACCTTAACAAGGCCGAGCGTCTGATCCGCGAAGCCGCCGCGCAGGGGGCGCAGGTGATCCTGCCGCAGGAAAGCGTGGGGCTGCACTTCTTCGGCTTCATGGACTGGAAGCCCGAGCATTTCAGGCTGGCGCAGGGATTGGACGGCCCCATCGTGCGCCACATGCAGACACTGGCGCGTGATCTGGGCGTGGTGATCCCCGTCAACTTCTTCGAGAAGGCGAACAACGCCTATTTCAACACCAACGCGATGATCGACGCCGACGGCGCGGTTCTGGGGGTCTACCGCAAGACGCACATCCCCGGCGGGCCGCCGGGGTGCTTCGAGAAGATATACACGAGCTATGGCGATACCGGGTTCCAGGTGTTCCAGACCGCCCATGGCAAGGTGGGCGCGGCGATCTGCTGGGACCAGTGGTTCCCGGAATCGGCCCGGATCATGGCGTTGAAGGGCGCTGATATCCTGCTCTATCCCACCGCGATCGGGTCGGATTGCCATGACCACTGGGAAACCGTGATGCGCGGCCATGCGGGCGCCAACCTGACGCCGCTGGTGGCGGCGAACCGGGTCGGACGCGAGGCGGGCGACCTGGGTGAGACCGAATTCTGGGGCCGGTCGTTCATTGCCGGGCCGAAAGGCGAGGTCCGGAAGAAGGCCGACGACCGCTCGGAAATGGTTATCGTGGAAAACTTCGACCTGGAGGAAATCGCGCAAATGCGCGCCGGGTGGGGCGTGTTCCGCGACCGGAGGCCCGATGCCTATGGTCCACTTCTGACGATGGACGGGGCGCGGCCGGCGCTTTAG
- the ychF gene encoding redox-regulated ATPase YchF, which translates to MGFKMGIVGLPNVGKSTLFNALTRTAAAQAANFPFCTIEPNVGEVAVPDARLDKLAAIAQSKQIIPTRMTFVDIAGLVKGASKGEGLGNQFLANIRETDAIAHVLRCFEDGDVTHVEGRVNPVEDAEVIETELMLADLESIEKRRAGLVRKLKGNDKEAVQADRLLAAAQAMLDEGKPARLVEVDAEDMKAWKNLQLLTSKPILYVCNVDEANAANGNDHSAAVAKMAEEQGAAHVIISAQIEEEISQLDAEEAEMFLEEMGLEEAGLDRLIRAGYDLLHLETYFTVGPKEARAWTIRTGTAAPQAAGVIHGDFEKGFIRAETIAYEDFVGLGGEQAAKEAGKMRAEGKGYIVKDGDVLHFLFNT; encoded by the coding sequence ATGGGCTTCAAGATGGGAATCGTGGGGCTGCCCAACGTGGGCAAGTCGACGCTGTTCAACGCGCTGACCCGTACGGCGGCGGCGCAGGCGGCGAATTTTCCGTTCTGCACGATCGAGCCCAATGTGGGCGAGGTGGCGGTGCCCGACGCGCGGCTGGACAAGCTGGCGGCGATTGCGCAGTCCAAGCAAATCATTCCGACGCGCATGACGTTCGTGGATATCGCGGGCCTGGTGAAGGGGGCCAGCAAGGGCGAGGGCTTGGGCAACCAGTTTCTGGCCAACATCCGCGAGACGGATGCGATTGCCCATGTGCTGCGCTGTTTCGAGGATGGCGACGTGACCCATGTCGAGGGCCGCGTGAACCCGGTGGAGGACGCCGAGGTGATCGAGACAGAGCTGATGCTGGCCGACCTGGAAAGCATCGAGAAGCGGCGCGCGGGGCTGGTGCGCAAGCTGAAGGGCAATGACAAGGAAGCGGTGCAGGCCGACCGTCTGCTGGCCGCGGCGCAGGCCATGCTGGACGAGGGCAAGCCCGCGCGGCTGGTCGAGGTGGATGCCGAGGATATGAAGGCGTGGAAGAACCTGCAACTGCTGACCTCGAAGCCGATCCTGTACGTGTGCAACGTGGACGAGGCGAACGCGGCGAATGGCAACGATCATTCCGCCGCCGTGGCGAAGATGGCCGAGGAACAGGGCGCGGCGCATGTGATCATCTCGGCCCAGATCGAAGAGGAGATCAGCCAGCTGGATGCCGAGGAAGCCGAGATGTTCCTTGAGGAAATGGGGCTGGAAGAGGCGGGCCTCGACCGGCTGATCCGGGCAGGCTATGACCTGTTGCACCTCGAAACCTATTTCACCGTCGGCCCCAAGGAAGCGCGGGCGTGGACGATCCGCACCGGCACCGCGGCGCCGCAGGCGGCGGGGGTCATCCATGGCGATTTCGAGAAAGGCTTCATCCGGGCCGAAACGATCGCCTACGAGGATTTCGTCGGGCTGGGCGGCGAGCAGGCGGCGAAGGAAGCCGGCAAGATGCGCGCCGAGGGCAAGGGGTATATCGTCAAGGACGGCGACGTGCTGCACTTTCTGTTCAACACGTAA
- a CDS encoding alpha-hydroxy acid oxidase, which translates to MPVITNIDDLKKIYRRRVPKMFYDYAESGSWTEQTFRENTSDFSDIYLRQRIAVDMSNRSTASRMIGQDVSMPVALAPVGLTGMQHADGEIKAARAAEAFGVPYTLSTMSICSIEDVAAHTEKPFWFQVYTLKDNDFMQRLFDRAKAANCSAAVITVDLQVLGQRHKDLKNGLSAPPKLTVKSIADMMTKVQWGLGMLGTKRRFFGNIVGHAKGVSDPSSLSSWTAEAFDEALNWDRIREFRKMWDGPLIIKGIIDPRDAREALNVGADAIVVSNHGGRQLDGALSAIRALPQIMDAVGDRIEVHFDSGIRSGQDVLKAVALGAKGTYIGRAYVYGLGAMGQEGVTKALQCIHKELDVSMAFCGHTDITKVDRDILMVPKDFSGDWQ; encoded by the coding sequence ATGCCCGTCATCACCAACATCGACGACCTGAAAAAGATCTACCGCCGCCGCGTGCCCAAGATGTTCTACGACTACGCGGAATCGGGCAGCTGGACGGAACAGACCTTCCGCGAGAACACCAGCGATTTCAGCGACATATATCTGCGCCAGCGCATCGCCGTGGACATGTCGAACCGCTCCACCGCCAGCCGGATGATCGGCCAGGATGTCTCGATGCCCGTGGCCCTCGCCCCCGTGGGCCTGACCGGAATGCAGCACGCCGACGGCGAGATCAAGGCCGCCCGCGCCGCCGAGGCATTCGGCGTGCCCTACACGCTCTCGACCATGTCGATCTGCTCGATCGAGGACGTGGCGGCCCACACGGAAAAGCCGTTCTGGTTTCAGGTTTACACCTTGAAAGATAACGATTTTATGCAGCGGCTGTTTGACCGCGCCAAGGCCGCCAACTGCTCGGCGGCGGTCATCACCGTCGACCTGCAAGTGCTGGGCCAGCGCCACAAGGACCTCAAGAACGGTCTCAGCGCGCCGCCTAAACTGACCGTTAAGTCCATTGCCGACATGATGACCAAGGTGCAGTGGGGCCTCGGGATGCTGGGCACCAAGCGGCGGTTCTTCGGCAACATCGTCGGCCACGCCAAGGGCGTTTCGGACCCCTCGTCGCTCAGCTCCTGGACCGCCGAGGCGTTCGACGAGGCGCTCAACTGGGACCGTATCCGCGAGTTTCGCAAGATGTGGGACGGCCCGCTCATCATCAAGGGCATCATCGACCCCCGCGATGCCCGCGAGGCGCTGAACGTCGGCGCCGACGCCATCGTCGTGTCCAACCACGGCGGCCGACAACTCGACGGCGCGCTTTCCGCCATCCGCGCCCTGCCCCAAATCATGGACGCCGTGGGCGACAGGATCGAGGTCCATTTCGACAGCGGCATCCGCTCGGGCCAGGACGTGCTCAAGGCCGTCGCCCTCGGCGCCAAGGGCACTTACATAGGCCGCGCCTATGTCTATGGCCTCGGTGCCATGGGGCAAGAGGGTGTGACCAAGGCGCTCCAGTGCATCCACAAGGAGCTTGATGTTTCCATGGCGTTTTGCGGCCACACCGACATCACCAAGGTCGACCGAGATATCCTGATGGTTCCAAAGGATTTTTCCGGCGACTGGCAATAG
- a CDS encoding 50S ribosomal protein L25/general stress protein Ctc: MAGEIPDLHAQERTGTGKGAARAARRDGMVPGIVFGGDVEPLPVNIPFNVLLKRLKQGRFKSTLFNLKVDGHDDVRVICRDVQRDVVKDLPTHFDLMRLRRTTKINLFIPVEFINEEECEALKTGVLTVIRNEIELVVTAGDIPESITVDLSLMENIGDTITISQVQLPEGAKPTIDRDFVICNIAAPSALKSDAEDEDEDVAADEVPATEQEAGPDSVEEAEGGED, translated from the coding sequence ATGGCTGGAGAAATTCCTGATCTTCACGCCCAGGAACGCACGGGGACGGGCAAGGGCGCCGCTCGTGCTGCACGCCGCGATGGCATGGTTCCGGGGATCGTATTCGGGGGCGACGTCGAACCGCTGCCCGTCAACATTCCGTTCAACGTCCTGTTGAAGCGGCTGAAACAGGGCCGGTTCAAGTCCACCCTGTTCAACCTCAAGGTTGACGGCCACGACGATGTCCGCGTGATCTGCCGCGACGTCCAGCGCGACGTGGTAAAGGACCTGCCGACTCACTTCGACCTGATGCGCCTGCGCCGCACGACCAAGATCAACCTCTTCATCCCCGTCGAGTTCATCAACGAGGAAGAGTGCGAGGCGCTGAAAACCGGCGTTCTGACCGTGATCCGCAACGAGATCGAGCTGGTGGTGACCGCCGGCGACATCCCCGAAAGCATCACCGTCGACCTCAGCCTGATGGAAAACATCGGCGACACGATCACCATCAGCCAGGTTCAGCTGCCCGAGGGCGCGAAACCCACGATCGACCGTGACTTCGTGATCTGCAACATCGCGGCCCCGTCGGCGCTGAAATCCGATGCCGAGGACGAAGACGAAGACGTCGCAGCCGACGAGGTTCCGGCAACCGAGCAAGAGGCCGGCCCGGACAGCGTCGAAGAAGCGGAAGGCGGCGAAGACTAA
- a CDS encoding acyl-CoA dehydrogenase family protein, with product MSEKLDAILAAAHDHATGVIAPNVDGWNTARKWPRDASDKAGAAGLTGLYAPEEWGGQGLPLSEGIQVYEQLGLGDGAYAFALSMHNICTYAGCGYGTQAFKDQWARDLTSGRKLANFALTEPQSGSDPMQMYTRATINDDGTWTISGSKAWVSLAGEADIYFTVVKTSDAPGHKDMAMIAIPADAPGISFGSIYDTPSYNFLPMSEMYLDKVVVSEDNIILPIGQGFQGSLMAIDIARVSIASGCCGLMQAALDTALSYSKNRRMFGGKNLDLDGIQWMLGEVATDLEVSRLLYRKAAAALGTSEGPLMAAHAKRFVPDAALKAANTCTQVLGGAGLLQPYGLDRLSRLAQMLRIVDGTTEISRVVIGRALQKRAAGLPDMTVPTGFGETADSDATRKAG from the coding sequence ATGTCCGAGAAACTGGATGCCATCCTTGCCGCCGCCCACGATCACGCCACCGGGGTCATCGCGCCCAATGTCGACGGTTGGAACACCGCCCGGAAATGGCCGCGCGACGCCTCCGACAAGGCGGGGGCCGCCGGCCTGACGGGCCTCTACGCCCCCGAGGAATGGGGCGGCCAGGGCTTGCCCCTGTCCGAGGGCATCCAGGTCTACGAACAGCTTGGCCTGGGCGACGGGGCCTATGCTTTTGCGCTCTCCATGCACAACATCTGCACCTATGCGGGATGCGGCTACGGCACGCAGGCGTTCAAAGACCAGTGGGCGCGCGACCTGACATCGGGGCGCAAGCTGGCGAACTTCGCTTTGACCGAGCCGCAGTCGGGGTCGGACCCGATGCAGATGTACACCCGCGCCACGATCAACGATGACGGCACGTGGACGATCAGTGGATCGAAGGCATGGGTCAGCTTGGCGGGTGAGGCCGACATCTACTTCACCGTTGTCAAAACCAGCGATGCACCCGGCCACAAGGACATGGCGATGATCGCCATTCCCGCCGACGCACCGGGGATCAGCTTTGGCTCGATCTACGACACGCCATCCTACAACTTCCTGCCCATGTCCGAGATGTATCTCGACAAGGTCGTGGTCAGCGAGGACAACATCATCCTGCCCATCGGTCAGGGCTTTCAGGGGTCCCTGATGGCCATCGACATCGCCAGGGTCTCGATTGCATCCGGCTGCTGTGGCTTGATGCAGGCGGCGCTCGATACCGCCCTGTCCTATTCGAAGAACCGCAGGATGTTTGGCGGAAAGAACCTTGATCTGGACGGCATCCAGTGGATGCTGGGCGAGGTCGCAACCGATCTCGAGGTGTCCAGGCTGCTCTATCGCAAGGCTGCAGCGGCGCTTGGCACATCGGAAGGCCCGTTGATGGCCGCTCATGCGAAACGCTTTGTGCCCGATGCCGCGTTGAAAGCAGCGAACACCTGCACCCAGGTTCTCGGGGGGGCGGGGTTGCTGCAACCTTACGGCCTGGACCGTCTGTCGCGTCTTGCACAGATGTTGCGGATCGTCGACGGCACCACGGAAATCAGCCGTGTTGTCATCGGGCGGGCATTGCAAAAGCGCGCGGCCGGATTGCCCGACATGACCGTGCCCACGGGGTTCGGCGAAACGGCGGACAGTGACGCGACGCGCAAAGCCGGCTAG
- the mobC gene encoding plasmid mobilization relaxosome protein MobC → MSSGEVQRARRPGSRSSTVKPGPCEGRQASPSNPNRTARGAIPSEKQEAVFFYCSSEEKALIRQAAADRGLSMSAMLRQLATGAAPKRRKPAPRVDPALVLAVSRYGGNLNQIARWLNTATRAGRASEIEALRVAAALVGIERRLAEIIAQHRRPPGC, encoded by the coding sequence ATGAGTTCTGGTGAAGTGCAAAGAGCAAGGCGACCCGGTTCTAGGTCTTCGACCGTCAAACCGGGGCCTTGCGAGGGGCGGCAAGCCTCCCCTTCGAACCCCAACCGGACCGCGCGGGGCGCGATCCCCTCGGAGAAGCAGGAAGCCGTGTTCTTCTACTGCTCCTCCGAGGAAAAGGCGCTGATCCGGCAGGCGGCTGCGGATCGCGGACTGTCCATGTCCGCCATGCTTCGGCAGCTCGCCACGGGTGCGGCTCCGAAGCGGCGCAAGCCTGCGCCCCGTGTCGATCCCGCACTCGTGCTGGCTGTGTCCCGCTATGGCGGGAACCTCAACCAGATCGCGCGGTGGCTCAACACGGCGACCCGCGCGGGCCGGGCCAGCGAGATCGAGGCCCTGCGCGTGGCGGCGGCGCTGGTCGGCATCGAGCGGCGGTTGGCGGAGATCATCGCCCAGCACCGGAGGCCGCCCGGATGCTGA
- a CDS encoding DUF421 domain-containing protein: MPDTVFQTVVAVAVIILLARVNGLRSFSKMSSFDFALTLASGSVVATLMTTSSRFLPGILALAALFALRFAISALRVHFRAVEHLVDTRPIILMHEGRILDDNLRLARVTRADIRAKLREANALQPDQVRAVVMEATGDVSVLHGDRLDPSLLEGVSWGRVTPPAETART; encoded by the coding sequence ATGCCCGATACCGTCTTTCAGACCGTCGTGGCGGTCGCCGTCATCATCCTGCTCGCCCGCGTCAACGGCCTGCGCTCCTTCTCCAAGATGTCCAGCTTCGACTTCGCCCTGACGCTGGCCAGCGGCTCGGTCGTCGCCACGCTGATGACCACCTCCAGCCGCTTCCTGCCCGGCATCCTCGCGCTCGCCGCACTCTTCGCCCTGCGCTTCGCCATCTCGGCGCTGCGCGTGCATTTTCGCGCCGTCGAACATCTGGTGGATACGCGCCCCATCATCCTGATGCACGAGGGCCGCATCCTCGACGACAACCTGCGCCTCGCCCGCGTCACCCGCGCGGATATCCGCGCCAAGCTGCGCGAGGCCAACGCGCTTCAGCCCGACCAGGTCCGCGCAGTGGTCATGGAAGCCACCGGCGATGTCAGCGTCCTGCATGGCGACCGGCTCGACCCGTCGCTGCTCGAAGGCGTCTCCTGGGGCCGCGTGACGCCACCCGCCGAGACCGCGCGCACCTGA
- a CDS encoding AraC family transcriptional regulator, producing the protein MSSAASPLFFTVSNQFISDWLGALRPLCSEDHFASLLERSDLPARHHERKGRVTLDQIVRLYQLAAVETGDEMMGLWSRPIRPRALQHLLTSVREATSLASALYRFSTFWNLLLDDYRLDLVETDATLTLRLVAQGDTPPQRFGHMLILKLAHGLISWLARYEVPVKAVEFAFQRPPFEEDYAVIFPAQAGFGRPATSLVFDQEALGPVRIRTATDLEVFLRNAPRDWIFTRSSEHTQSLRVRAYLGNTGWETASLSGAARALHVTPRTLIRRLRADGTSFQSIKDALRRDIAIRHLQAGNRSVEAIAQDVGYSSAASFHKAFRRWTGKSPSAYRRAQMFNP; encoded by the coding sequence ATGTCCAGTGCTGCCTCGCCCCTCTTCTTCACGGTGTCCAATCAGTTCATCTCTGACTGGCTGGGCGCATTGCGGCCTCTGTGCTCCGAGGATCACTTCGCGTCCCTTCTTGAGCGGTCCGACCTGCCGGCACGACACCACGAGCGAAAGGGCCGGGTCACGCTGGACCAGATCGTCCGCCTGTATCAACTGGCCGCGGTGGAAACCGGGGACGAGATGATGGGGCTGTGGTCGCGCCCCATCCGGCCGCGGGCCTTGCAACACCTGCTGACATCCGTGCGCGAGGCGACGTCCCTGGCCTCTGCGCTCTATCGGTTCTCGACCTTCTGGAACCTGCTGCTGGACGACTACCGGCTCGACCTCGTGGAAACGGATGCCACGCTCACGCTGCGGCTTGTGGCGCAAGGCGACACGCCACCACAGCGGTTCGGCCACATGCTGATCCTCAAACTGGCCCACGGCCTGATATCCTGGCTTGCCCGATACGAAGTCCCGGTCAAAGCGGTGGAGTTCGCGTTTCAGCGCCCCCCGTTCGAAGAGGACTATGCCGTCATATTCCCCGCGCAGGCAGGCTTCGGCAGGCCGGCGACATCCCTGGTCTTCGATCAAGAGGCGCTGGGGCCGGTCCGGATACGCACCGCCACCGATCTCGAGGTCTTCCTGCGCAACGCGCCCCGCGACTGGATCTTCACGCGCTCCAGCGAACATACCCAGTCGCTGCGCGTGCGCGCCTATCTCGGCAATACAGGGTGGGAGACCGCGAGCCTCTCTGGCGCCGCGCGCGCCCTGCACGTGACGCCGCGCACCCTGATCCGCAGGCTTCGGGCGGACGGCACGTCGTTTCAGTCGATCAAGGACGCGCTGCGCCGTGATATTGCGATCCGGCACCTTCAGGCCGGCAATCGCAGTGTCGAGGCCATTGCTCAGGACGTCGGGTATTCATCGGCGGCGAGTTTCCACAAGGCCTTTCGACGGTGGACTGGCAAATCCCCCAGCGCGTATCGACGCGCACAAATGTTCAATCCATAG
- a CDS encoding site-specific integrase: MRSSAFVDFIGFVSIALCSVHLVVRTVVFYMAYTSGKLTKNLVRTLGPGRHGDGHGLYLVVDPSGARRWIVRVTVKGQRNRQGKPLRTDFGLGGADVVTLNVARERALEYRRLAKQGLNPKYHKDQDVPCFEEVARQVHIERLPTWKNPKHGQQWINTLADYAFPKIGRMPVSDIDQPEILQVLSPIWTEKHETARRVAQRMKAVLDVARSRGYREGENPVAVVMDARVLPRVKAKVKHHNAMRWQDVPAFYAQLSQQSGMAAKALMFTCLTGCRTSEVLQAVWEEFDFDDLIWTIPEERTKTGAEHRVPLTDQMLAIIEPLKALRSECVFEGQRRHKPLSNMSMLMLLRRMNIDGVTVHGFRSAFRDWAAEEGHHPREVAEMSLGHKVGSEVERAYARSDLLSRRRELMRDWNHFACSQRGG, translated from the coding sequence ATGCGCTCATCTGCGTTCGTTGATTTCATTGGCTTCGTTTCGATTGCGCTCTGTTCTGTTCATTTGGTGGTACGAACTGTGGTATTTTATATGGCCTATACCTCGGGAAAGCTGACGAAGAATCTGGTCCGAACGCTCGGCCCTGGGCGACATGGAGACGGCCACGGGCTGTATCTGGTGGTCGATCCATCCGGCGCGCGGCGCTGGATCGTCCGCGTCACGGTGAAGGGACAGCGGAATCGGCAGGGAAAGCCGCTTCGCACCGATTTCGGCCTCGGCGGTGCTGACGTCGTGACACTCAACGTGGCTCGTGAACGCGCCCTGGAGTACCGCCGCCTCGCCAAGCAAGGCCTCAACCCGAAATACCACAAGGATCAGGACGTGCCCTGTTTCGAAGAGGTCGCCCGGCAGGTCCACATCGAGCGCTTGCCGACCTGGAAGAATCCGAAGCACGGCCAACAGTGGATCAACACGCTTGCGGACTATGCCTTTCCCAAGATCGGCCGGATGCCGGTCTCGGATATCGACCAGCCGGAAATCTTGCAGGTGTTGTCGCCGATCTGGACCGAGAAACACGAAACCGCGCGCAGGGTGGCGCAGCGGATGAAGGCGGTCCTCGATGTGGCCCGGTCTCGTGGCTACCGCGAGGGTGAAAACCCCGTGGCGGTCGTGATGGACGCCCGTGTGCTGCCGCGCGTGAAGGCGAAGGTGAAGCACCATAACGCAATGCGCTGGCAGGATGTGCCCGCATTCTACGCGCAGCTCTCGCAACAAAGCGGCATGGCGGCCAAAGCGTTGATGTTCACCTGCCTGACCGGGTGCCGAACCAGCGAGGTTCTGCAAGCTGTCTGGGAGGAGTTTGACTTTGACGACTTGATTTGGACGATCCCAGAAGAACGCACCAAGACGGGTGCTGAACACCGCGTCCCGCTTACAGATCAGATGTTGGCAATTATCGAGCCATTGAAGGCACTGCGCTCTGAATGCGTTTTTGAAGGCCAGCGCCGGCACAAGCCGCTGTCGAACATGTCGATGCTGATGTTGCTCCGGCGTATGAATATCGACGGCGTGACCGTGCACGGTTTCAGATCAGCATTTCGGGATTGGGCTGCCGAGGAGGGTCATCACCCACGCGAGGTGGCGGAAATGAGCTTGGGGCACAAGGTCGGGTCGGAGGTGGAGCGAGCCTATGCGCGATCTGATCTTCTTTCCAGAAGGCGCGAACTGATGCGCGATTGGAACCATTTCGCTTGTTCGCAACGTGGGGGCTGA
- the trpA gene encoding tryptophan synthase subunit alpha produces MTRIDAKFEDLRNANKKAFVAYVMAGDPDFDTSLEVVKGLPAAGVDIIELGLPFTDPMADGPTIQLAGQRALEGGMTLQRTLDMAAEFRKGDDTTPIVLMGYYNPIYNRGVETFLKDAKEAGIDGLIVVDLPPEEDDELCIPAQKAGLNFIRLATPTTDDKRLPKVLTNTSGFVYYVSITGITGAAAAEAADVGPEVKRIKSQTDLPIVVGFGIRTPESSREIASVADGCVVGSAIVGKLADGDSPAQVLDFVKGLADGAHSA; encoded by the coding sequence ATGACACGCATCGACGCCAAATTCGAAGACCTGCGCAACGCGAACAAGAAGGCCTTCGTGGCCTACGTCATGGCCGGCGACCCCGATTTCGACACCTCGCTCGAGGTGGTCAAGGGCCTGCCCGCCGCCGGTGTCGACATCATCGAACTGGGCCTGCCCTTCACCGACCCCATGGCCGACGGCCCCACGATCCAGCTCGCCGGCCAGCGCGCGCTCGAAGGCGGGATGACCCTGCAACGCACGCTCGACATGGCCGCCGAATTCCGCAAGGGCGACGACACCACGCCCATCGTGCTCATGGGCTACTACAACCCGATCTACAATCGCGGGGTCGAGACCTTTCTGAAAGACGCCAAAGAGGCCGGCATCGACGGGCTGATCGTGGTGGACCTGCCGCCCGAGGAAGACGACGAACTGTGCATTCCCGCGCAGAAGGCCGGGCTGAACTTCATCCGCCTCGCCACCCCCACCACCGATGACAAGCGCCTGCCCAAGGTGCTGACCAACACCTCGGGCTTCGTCTACTACGTCTCGATCACCGGCATCACCGGCGCGGCGGCGGCCGAGGCGGCCGATGTCGGCCCCGAGGTGAAACGCATCAAGTCGCAGACCGACCTGCCCATCGTCGTGGGCTTCGGCATCCGCACGCCCGAAAGCAGCCGCGAGATCGCATCCGTGGCCGATGGCTGCGTCGTCGGTTCCGCCATCGTCGGCAAGCTGGCCGACGGCGACAGTCCCGCGCAAGTGCTCGACTTCGTCAAGGGCCTCGCCGACGGCGCGCACTCGGCCTAA